The stretch of DNA CTTGAAAACCACGGCGACTCGTGGCGCTTTTTCAACCTGCAGATGGCCTATCTGGCGGTCGGTTTCGCCCTGATGTGCGCGGTTATGATGACGGACTACAGGCGGCTTAAGAAACTTGCCGTGCCCGCGTATTTTGTCGGCATTGCGCTGCTTGTCGCGGTTCTTTTTGAGGGGATAGGCAAGGAGGTGTTCGGCGCGAGAAGGTGGATAGTAGTAGGCGGCTTCACTTTTCAGCCGTCCGAGTTTGCCAAGTTTATGTTCTTCCTTTATATGGCGGAATCGCTGTCGCGCAAAGGTGATGTGATGGGAAGTTTCTCCCGCGGGGTCGCCCCGTATCTTATAACGGGCGGCGTTTATGCCGGGCTGATACTGGTTGAGCCGGATTTCGGCGCGGCGTTCATCATCATATCCGTCATGGGGATGATGCTTTTTACGGGCGGGGCGAAACTGTCGCACCTTTCCGCCCTCGCGGGCGGGGGCGTGCTGTTCACAATCCTTGCCGTCATCATAGAGCCCTACAGAAAAGCAAGGCTGCTGTCATTCCTTGACCCGTGGGCAAACTATATTGATTCCGGCTATCAGGCGGTGCAGTCCATGGTGGCGTTCAGCCTCGGCGGGCTTTTCGGGCAGGGTCTCGGGGCGAGCAACCAGAAACTGTTTTTCCTGCCGCAGGCG from Candidatus Dadabacteria bacterium encodes:
- a CDS encoding FtsW/RodA/SpoVE family cell cycle protein produces the protein MRKEEGSSKGLFTPLNKKKRPPGLDYTLLGFVAALSLAGALMVYSTSSVYALENHGDSWRFFNLQMAYLAVGFALMCAVMMTDYRRLKKLAVPAYFVGIALLVAVLFEGIGKEVFGARRWIVVGGFTFQPSEFAKFMFFLYMAESLSRKGDVMGSFSRGVAPYLITGGVYAGLILVEPDFGAAFIIISVMGMMLFTGGAKLSHLSALAGGGVLFTILAVIIEPYRKARLLSFLDPWANYIDSGYQAVQSMVAFSLGGLFGQGLGASNQKLFFLPQA